In Arvicanthis niloticus isolate mArvNil1 chromosome 4, mArvNil1.pat.X, whole genome shotgun sequence, a single window of DNA contains:
- the Lrat gene encoding lecithin retinol acyltransferase — protein sequence MKNPMLEAAFLLLEKLLLISNFKLFSLCAPGGGTGKNRPYEISSFLRGDVLEVSRTHFTHYGIYLGDNRVAHLMPDILLALTNDKERTQKVVSNKRLVPGVICKVASIRVDTVEDFAYGADILVNHLDETLKKKSLLNEEVARRAEQQLGLRPYSLLWNNCEHFVTYCRYGSPISPQAEKFYDIVKIIIRDQRSCLASAVLGLVSIVYTGLASYMTLPAICIPFCLWMMSG from the exons ATGAAGAACCCAATGCTGGAAGCTGCGTTCCTCCTCCTGGAGAAGCTGCTCCTTATTTCCAACTTCAAGCTCTTTAGCCTGTGCGCTCCGGGAGGAGGCACAGGGAAGAATCGTCCCTATGAAATCAGCTCTTTTCTCCGGGGTGACGTGTTGGAGGTGTCACGGACCCATTTTACCCACTATGGGATCTACCTGGGGGACAACCGTGTCGCCCATCTAATGCCCGACATCCTGTTGGCCCTGACCAATGACAAGGAACGCACTCAGAAGGTGGTCTCCAACAAGCGTCTCGTCCCGGGAGTCATTTGCAAGGTGGCCAGCATCCGTGTGGACACTGTAGAGGACTTTGCCTACGGAGCAGACATCCTAGTCAATCACCTAGATGAGACTCTTAAGAAGAAGTCCTTGCTCAATGAGGAGGTGGCACGCAGAGCTGAGCAGCAGTTGGGACTGAGACCATACAGCCTACTGTGGAACAACTGCGAACACTTTGTGACCTACTGCAGATATGGCTCTCCGATCAGTCCGCAAGCTGAGAAG TTTTACGACATCGTGAAGATAATCATTCGTGATCAGAGAAGTTGTCTTGCTTCAGCTGTCTTGGGATTAGTGTCTATTGTCTACACGGGCCTGGCATCCTACATGACCCTTCCTGCAATCTGTATCCCATTTTGCTTGTGGATGATGTCTGGCTAG